The following coding sequences are from one Magnetovibrio sp. PR-2 window:
- a CDS encoding N-acetylneuraminate synthase family protein, translated as MFFKPSFQIENKTVGTGEPSFFIAEAGVAHFGDMDMARQLLDLAVSSGADAFKIQLFDVEALISNRSKDWQDRLRPRNLTLEQAAELKQSCENQGLIFLATAHDETRIPWLEELDVPAIKIGSGERNNSSFVKRLAELGKPMIISTGMSSTSDVQNAMAACEAAGNDKLALLHCITSYPTPPSDVNLAAMDDMKTFFSGPVGYSDHTEDGLAVLMAVARGATMIEKHITILRDIPNAQDWKVSADPDTLRPLIEDIRRVETMIGHGRKEMAPCEQPALEWALKSLVAATDLPVGHVLTHEDIDAKRPGDGISPNRIDEVVGKKLARPLRADALISFEDLQ; from the coding sequence ATGTTCTTTAAGCCAAGTTTCCAAATTGAAAACAAGACCGTTGGCACAGGTGAGCCATCGTTTTTTATTGCAGAGGCCGGTGTCGCGCACTTTGGTGACATGGATATGGCGCGCCAACTTCTTGATCTTGCAGTGTCCAGCGGTGCGGATGCTTTTAAAATCCAACTGTTCGATGTCGAGGCCCTGATTTCCAATCGCTCCAAAGATTGGCAAGACCGTCTGCGTCCGCGAAACCTGACCCTTGAACAAGCTGCGGAGCTGAAACAAAGCTGCGAAAACCAAGGCTTGATCTTTTTGGCGACGGCGCACGACGAAACGCGCATTCCGTGGTTGGAAGAACTTGACGTCCCGGCGATCAAAATCGGCTCAGGCGAGCGCAACAACTCGAGCTTTGTAAAACGTCTTGCCGAGCTGGGAAAACCGATGATTATCTCGACGGGTATGTCGAGCACGTCCGATGTTCAAAATGCGATGGCAGCTTGTGAAGCTGCAGGTAATGACAAGCTAGCTCTCTTGCACTGCATCACCAGCTATCCGACACCGCCCAGCGACGTCAATCTTGCTGCCATGGATGATATGAAGACGTTCTTTTCTGGACCCGTTGGGTATTCCGATCATACTGAAGATGGCTTGGCCGTGTTGATGGCCGTTGCACGTGGTGCCACGATGATTGAAAAACACATCACCATCTTGCGCGATATTCCCAATGCTCAAGATTGGAAAGTCTCCGCAGATCCGGACACTTTGCGTCCTTTGATCGAAGACATCCGGCGAGTGGAAACGATGATCGGACATGGGCGCAAAGAGATGGCGCCGTGTGAACAGCCGGCTCTTGAATGGGCGTTAAAATCTCTTGTCGCTGCAACGGACTTGCCTGTGGGTCATGTCCTAACGCACGAGGACATTGATGCCAAACGTCCCGGCGATGGCATTTCTCCCAATCGCATTGATGAGGTTGTGGGGAAAAAACTGGCCAGGCCTTTGCGCGCGGATGCCCTTATTTCGTTTGAGGATTTGCAATGA
- the neuC gene encoding UDP-N-acetylglucosamine 2-epimerase codes for MTARRKICVPLTTRGNYAKMKTTLTALRDSDAVTLQVVVGGALLDAGYGPFLETIENDGFPIDHKLDYPAKGGSMYETASAAGLCTSKAAKIFEELQPDVVMIIADRYESLSIAQAAMCMNICIAHLEGGEVSGSIDERIRHAITKLSHIHFPATKQAGERIERLGEAEEHIHVVGTPSLDQIQQMDLGSIDTLQAHLNSRAGAMSINLSQDYLVVSQHSVVTECDEARSQFEQTADAVFRLNLPTVWVLPNDDVGGVESRDVVEALGNKSDAPPLCVVGGLGLGHYARLLFNAKCLIGNTSSGLREGAFLGVPVVNIGTRQHSRERGHNVMDSGYDSEAIVAAATQQIAHGRYRSDSVYGSGDSGGRIAAVLEKPIPPLDKTILY; via the coding sequence ATGACGGCGCGCCGCAAAATTTGCGTGCCTCTCACGACCCGGGGCAACTATGCCAAAATGAAGACCACCCTGACGGCTTTGCGTGATAGCGACGCGGTCACATTACAGGTTGTTGTTGGGGGCGCGCTGCTCGACGCTGGCTACGGCCCGTTCTTGGAAACCATCGAGAACGACGGTTTCCCCATTGATCATAAGCTGGACTACCCTGCAAAAGGCGGCAGCATGTATGAAACAGCATCCGCCGCCGGGCTGTGCACTTCTAAGGCGGCAAAGATTTTTGAAGAGCTTCAGCCCGATGTCGTGATGATCATTGCCGACAGATACGAATCCCTATCGATTGCTCAGGCGGCCATGTGCATGAACATCTGCATTGCCCACCTTGAAGGCGGAGAGGTGTCGGGCTCGATCGACGAGCGCATCCGCCATGCCATCACCAAACTGTCCCACATCCATTTCCCCGCGACCAAACAAGCGGGAGAACGGATCGAACGATTGGGCGAGGCCGAAGAGCATATCCATGTGGTCGGTACACCAAGCCTCGACCAAATTCAGCAGATGGACTTAGGTAGCATCGACACTCTACAGGCACATTTGAACAGCCGCGCGGGAGCCATGTCCATCAACCTATCGCAAGATTACCTCGTCGTGTCGCAACACTCGGTGGTGACGGAATGCGATGAAGCGCGATCTCAGTTTGAACAAACCGCCGATGCGGTTTTTCGATTGAACCTGCCAACGGTTTGGGTGTTGCCCAACGACGATGTTGGCGGAGTGGAATCGCGGGACGTGGTGGAGGCTTTGGGCAACAAGAGCGATGCACCGCCATTGTGTGTCGTTGGTGGTTTGGGCTTAGGTCACTATGCCCGATTGCTCTTTAACGCCAAGTGTCTTATCGGCAACACGTCAAGTGGTTTGCGTGAAGGCGCGTTTTTAGGTGTTCCTGTCGTCAATATCGGCACGCGCCAACACAGCCGGGAGCGCGGGCACAACGTTATGGATTCGGGATACGACAGCGAAGCCATCGTTGCAGCAGCCACGCAGCAAATTGCACACGGCCGCTATCGTTCAGATTCCGTTTATGGCAGCGGAGATTCGGGCGGCCGAATTGCAGCCGTTCTTGAAAAGCCCATCCCGCCTTTGGATAAAACCATTCTTTACTAA
- a CDS encoding D-isomer specific 2-hydroxyacid dehydrogenase family protein, protein MQKPRALYYRIMQYSAENKALVERLYDVTELDDPRYDTDEILAGTQVLFAPLGFLVDQDKMDRCPKLKAVVSNTTGIPHIDAEEAGRRSVAVCALHDEQAFLDTITPTAELTIGLMLSAWRRIPACHAVASGGDWNRRDWGAPRMFSRMRLGLVGHGRLGKKTAEIAQAMGMMTAFFDPYVEGSVDTIEELAAQSDILSLHAPANEETRNLVSRSVLEKLPKGAMVVNTARGELLDTEALLDMLESGHLYAAGLDTIDGEYDPEFSNHFGDSRIARYAREHDNLVLTPHIGGSTTDAWLETERFVIIKAAKALGIDDAE, encoded by the coding sequence ATGCAAAAACCCCGCGCTCTTTATTATCGGATCATGCAATACAGTGCAGAGAACAAAGCCCTTGTTGAGCGCCTGTATGACGTCACTGAACTGGACGATCCCCGCTATGACACGGATGAGATATTAGCCGGGACGCAAGTGCTGTTCGCGCCCTTAGGGTTCTTGGTCGATCAAGACAAAATGGATCGCTGCCCCAAATTGAAGGCTGTTGTGTCCAACACCACTGGCATTCCTCACATCGATGCCGAAGAAGCTGGTCGTCGTTCGGTCGCCGTGTGTGCATTGCATGACGAGCAAGCTTTTCTCGACACCATTACACCGACGGCGGAACTGACGATCGGACTGATGCTGTCTGCTTGGCGGCGTATTCCAGCGTGTCATGCCGTAGCATCCGGTGGGGATTGGAACCGTCGAGACTGGGGCGCGCCGCGGATGTTTTCGCGGATGCGCTTAGGCCTTGTGGGGCATGGCCGGTTAGGCAAGAAAACGGCAGAGATTGCTCAGGCCATGGGGATGATGACAGCGTTCTTCGACCCCTATGTCGAAGGTTCTGTGGACACCATTGAAGAGTTGGCGGCGCAATCGGATATCTTGAGCCTGCATGCGCCTGCGAACGAAGAAACCCGCAATCTGGTCAGCCGCTCGGTCCTTGAAAAATTGCCCAAGGGCGCAATGGTGGTCAACACCGCGCGGGGCGAATTGCTCGATACCGAAGCTCTGCTGGATATGCTCGAAAGCGGTCACCTCTACGCTGCCGGTCTCGACACCATTGACGGCGAATACGATCCTGAGTTCAGCAATCACTTCGGCGACAGCCGCATCGCCCGCTATGCTCGTGAGCACGACAACCTTGTCCTGACGCCGCACATCGGCGGTTCTACAACGGATGCCTGGTTGGAAACGGAACGATTCGTTATCATCAAGGCCGCGAAAGCGTTGGGAATAGATGACGCAGAATAA
- a CDS encoding acylneuraminate cytidylyltransferase family protein yields MTVWGLIPARGGSKSIPLKNLVDLDGRPLLDYGATAALKSGRFDRIVCSTDHDGIAARATELGIDVDRRPDTLSGDTAKVDKVAQDFLLRAQQAGRTLPDIVVLIQPTSPFLLPEHVCDLIDLLNSCDWAQSAHNYCPVPHNTHAWNQRTADADGKINFLFAKERQSARNKQEKPALKVFGNLIAARSSALLDGRGFYAEPCAGCEVERPYEFDLDEPLDLVLSHALIQAGAVSLPHMQDR; encoded by the coding sequence ATGACTGTTTGGGGATTGATACCTGCCCGGGGCGGCTCGAAGAGCATCCCTCTGAAAAACCTTGTTGATCTGGATGGCCGCCCGCTTTTGGATTACGGCGCGACGGCAGCGCTTAAAAGCGGTCGATTTGACCGGATTGTCTGTTCCACCGATCACGATGGCATCGCCGCACGTGCGACGGAGCTTGGAATTGATGTCGATCGTCGTCCGGACACGTTGTCTGGCGACACCGCCAAGGTGGACAAAGTCGCCCAGGATTTCTTGCTGCGCGCGCAGCAAGCGGGTCGCACATTGCCTGATATTGTTGTGCTGATTCAGCCCACCAGCCCGTTTTTACTGCCGGAACACGTCTGCGATCTCATCGATCTGCTCAACAGCTGCGATTGGGCCCAGTCTGCACACAACTATTGCCCGGTTCCCCACAACACGCATGCTTGGAACCAGCGTACCGCAGACGCAGACGGAAAAATCAACTTTTTGTTTGCCAAAGAGCGCCAATCGGCGCGGAATAAGCAAGAAAAACCAGCACTTAAGGTGTTCGGAAACCTAATCGCGGCCCGATCTTCGGCGCTGCTTGATGGACGCGGGTTTTACGCAGAACCGTGTGCGGGTTGCGAAGTCGAACGCCCATATGAATTTGATCTCGACGAACCACTCGATCTTGTGTTATCCCATGCCCTGATCCAGGCTGGGGCTGTGAGTTTGCCTCACATGCAGGATCGCTAG
- a CDS encoding NAD-dependent epimerase/dehydratase family protein yields MRILVLGGDGYLGWPTAMHFSKRGDEVWIIDNFAKRRWEMEEGIEPLRPIAPLHHRVKKWNEVSDNEMHLRIMDLVDDRAVYKLFEECKPDAIVHYAEQPSAPYSMQGRTTAVNTQVNNIVGNLNVLFAMQKYCPDAHLIKLGTMGEYGTPNIDIEEGWLELEHNGRHDRVLFPKKPHSFYHLSKVHDSHNIEFVCRVWGLRSTDLNQGVVYGIDTDETQMGTDFQTSFHYDDVFGTVLNRFLVQAATDHDLTVYGSGKQTRGFLNLRDTIRCVEIAADNPPEQGEFRVFNQFTEQFSVMELAAKVQAAAKRVGKDITINHLENPRVEQEEHYYNAKHTRLVDLGLEPVLLTEEVLDSMLATVMENCDHVDAEVFKPRIKWSNQS; encoded by the coding sequence ATGAGAATCTTAGTTCTTGGTGGTGACGGCTATCTTGGATGGCCGACTGCAATGCATTTTTCCAAACGTGGCGACGAAGTTTGGATTATTGATAACTTTGCCAAGCGCCGCTGGGAGATGGAAGAGGGCATCGAACCCTTGCGCCCCATCGCCCCCCTTCATCATCGGGTCAAAAAGTGGAACGAGGTTTCCGACAACGAGATGCATCTGCGCATCATGGATCTTGTCGATGACCGGGCTGTCTACAAGCTGTTTGAAGAGTGCAAGCCCGATGCCATTGTGCACTACGCGGAACAACCGTCGGCCCCGTACTCGATGCAAGGGCGCACCACGGCTGTGAACACGCAAGTGAACAATATTGTCGGCAACCTCAATGTCCTTTTCGCTATGCAAAAGTATTGCCCGGATGCCCACTTGATCAAGTTGGGCACCATGGGTGAATACGGTACGCCGAACATCGATATCGAAGAAGGCTGGTTGGAGCTGGAACACAATGGCCGTCATGACCGCGTGCTGTTCCCCAAAAAACCGCACAGCTTCTATCACCTCTCAAAAGTGCACGATAGCCATAACATCGAGTTTGTCTGCCGCGTCTGGGGGCTGCGCTCCACGGACTTGAACCAAGGCGTTGTCTACGGCATCGACACGGACGAAACCCAAATGGGTACGGACTTCCAAACGTCGTTCCACTATGACGATGTGTTCGGCACGGTTTTGAACCGCTTCTTGGTTCAGGCGGCAACGGATCACGATTTGACGGTTTATGGTTCCGGCAAGCAGACCCGCGGTTTCTTGAACCTGCGCGACACCATCCGCTGCGTAGAAATTGCTGCGGACAACCCGCCGGAGCAAGGCGAGTTCCGCGTATTCAACCAATTTACTGAACAGTTCTCGGTCATGGAGTTGGCTGCCAAGGTTCAAGCTGCCGCCAAGCGCGTCGGTAAAGACATCACTATCAACCATCTTGAAAACCCGCGTGTTGAGCAAGAAGAACACTATTACAATGCCAAACATACGCGTTTGGTTGATTTGGGCTTGGAGCCGGTGCTGTTGACCGAAGAAGTTCTCGATAGCATGTTGGCCACCGTGATGGAAAACTGCGATCACGTGGACGCTGAAGTGTTCAAACCGCGCATTAAGTGGTCGAACCAGTCTTAA
- a CDS encoding sulfotransferase family protein produces the protein MSDQEPSQKAYGKAPEPIFIGGLMKSGTSLLRALLGQHPDLFGSFETHWYEDAIRENWADPSSKRMGYLRNFFDLDDPTYEKICDLKCADPAREYVDIVLEYKTQEVGKKRWVEKTPDNIRHWTLAKEIWPNAKLIHVTRNYKDCFASWKDKRKDTIETFLTSALSAYHDIDGLLGKETDDYIQIDYFDLVTQTEPTMRKVLDFIGEDWSEACAELQLDKTGEEREKVKTVLGRESHTNISLSKQIFPDSIGQWERILSPEEAETIDRELSVYADKIGVKS, from the coding sequence ATGAGCGATCAAGAACCATCCCAAAAGGCCTATGGCAAAGCCCCCGAGCCGATCTTTATCGGCGGCTTGATGAAATCGGGAACCAGCCTGCTGCGCGCTTTATTAGGCCAACACCCCGATCTGTTTGGCAGTTTTGAAACACACTGGTACGAAGACGCGATTCGGGAAAACTGGGCAGACCCAAGTTCCAAGCGCATGGGTTATCTGCGGAACTTTTTCGACTTAGACGATCCGACGTATGAAAAGATTTGCGACCTCAAATGCGCCGATCCTGCGCGCGAATATGTGGATATAGTGCTTGAGTACAAAACCCAAGAAGTCGGGAAGAAGCGTTGGGTTGAAAAGACGCCGGACAACATTCGCCATTGGACGCTTGCCAAAGAGATTTGGCCGAACGCGAAGCTTATCCATGTCACGCGGAATTACAAAGACTGCTTTGCGAGTTGGAAGGACAAGCGTAAGGATACGATCGAGACGTTCTTAACGTCCGCGCTTTCCGCCTATCACGACATCGATGGCTTACTTGGTAAAGAGACGGACGATTACATCCAGATCGATTACTTTGATCTCGTCACTCAGACCGAACCGACGATGCGCAAAGTGTTGGATTTCATTGGTGAAGACTGGTCAGAAGCCTGCGCTGAATTACAGTTGGACAAGACAGGTGAAGAGCGCGAAAAAGTGAAAACGGTTTTGGGTCGTGAAAGCCACACCAATATTTCTCTGTCCAAACAGATTTTTCCGGACTCCATCGGTCAATGGGAACGCATTCTGTCACCCGAAGAGGCCGAGACGATCGATCGCGAGCTTTCTGTTTATGCCGACAAAATTGGCGTCAAATCCTAA
- a CDS encoding class I SAM-dependent methyltransferase — MSDIYSRWRDVDCIRGFANKGAEDFFKSETVFIDSMAHDAHSVLDIGCASGRMIELLSQKFQDLSYTGVDIVEENIRLARENYPDFAFHCTNALEFENTDTFDLVNATGVMQHEVKFEELINRMINWSNKYVLFDVKLANVDEHVVDIERSYCGKEHRLNYNLFCLPKFLEYLHGCKGLSKISLFGYETGLNNRTVVPPNVSYILSAGFLLELGDLNGGKIEVDSQLPISAQDRLSANSIS; from the coding sequence ATGAGCGACATATATTCACGTTGGCGGGACGTCGATTGCATCCGTGGGTTTGCCAACAAAGGTGCCGAGGACTTCTTTAAGTCCGAAACGGTTTTTATCGATTCCATGGCCCACGATGCCCACAGCGTTTTGGACATTGGCTGTGCCAGTGGACGCATGATCGAACTGCTGAGCCAAAAGTTTCAAGACCTGAGCTACACCGGCGTCGATATTGTCGAAGAAAACATTCGCCTGGCCCGTGAAAATTATCCTGACTTTGCATTCCATTGCACAAACGCCCTTGAGTTTGAAAACACGGATACGTTCGATTTGGTCAATGCCACGGGCGTGATGCAACACGAAGTGAAATTCGAAGAGTTGATCAATCGCATGATCAACTGGTCAAACAAGTATGTGTTGTTCGATGTCAAACTCGCCAATGTTGATGAGCATGTTGTGGACATCGAGCGCTCTTACTGCGGCAAAGAACACAGGCTCAATTACAACCTGTTTTGTCTGCCGAAATTCCTTGAATATCTGCACGGCTGTAAGGGGCTTTCGAAAATTTCTTTGTTTGGTTACGAAACGGGCTTGAACAATAGAACGGTCGTCCCACCTAATGTCTCATACATCCTGTCTGCAGGGTTTTTGTTAGAACTGGGGGACTTGAACGGGGGCAAAATTGAGGTTGATTCCCAATTGCCGATTTCAGCGCAAGACCGGCTTTCAGCTAATTCCATAAGCTGA
- a CDS encoding polysaccharide deacetylase family protein: MATKLDPSDLTDQKALSVIYHYSHPREGYDFPGLHGVESPIFAKHVQGLKEHFEMVDCSDLMDKPSQSGRLKACITFDDGIVDVERYVRPTLKAEGVPAIVFCCSQPLMEGKVLNVQKIHLMISKLGFDQFSKEFQSVADTHGYDLARDRQDISHLGLRGSHRFDNKTVGDFKRMINFELRYDVLDHILEVMFATHFGDERDVSKRLYMSLDDMRRCQDDGIEIGLHTHSHRLLSRLDRAGQDEEIRVCLNYFKHHLDLKNVHIAYPFGVYGVWNEDTVDIMTDLGLRSGHALHPKSISEKELDENWAIPRYVTNDLFDVDGNFTQNSFETLKTLRPLSS, encoded by the coding sequence ATGGCGACGAAACTTGATCCTTCTGATCTGACAGATCAAAAGGCCCTATCCGTAATCTATCACTACAGCCACCCCAGGGAGGGATACGACTTCCCGGGACTTCACGGTGTTGAGAGCCCCATTTTTGCCAAGCACGTGCAGGGGCTGAAAGAGCATTTTGAGATGGTGGATTGTTCGGATCTCATGGATAAGCCCTCGCAATCGGGGCGCCTGAAGGCCTGCATCACCTTTGATGACGGCATCGTCGATGTTGAACGCTACGTGCGCCCGACGCTGAAAGCCGAAGGCGTCCCCGCGATTGTGTTTTGCTGTTCCCAGCCTTTAATGGAAGGCAAGGTGCTCAATGTCCAAAAAATCCACCTGATGATCAGTAAACTGGGATTTGACCAATTTTCCAAAGAATTTCAATCTGTTGCCGATACGCACGGCTACGATTTGGCCAGGGATCGGCAGGATATCAGTCATTTGGGCCTGCGCGGCAGCCACCGGTTTGACAATAAAACCGTTGGTGACTTCAAGCGGATGATCAACTTTGAACTTCGCTATGATGTTTTAGATCACATCCTCGAAGTGATGTTCGCGACCCATTTTGGCGATGAGCGGGACGTGAGCAAGCGATTGTACATGTCTTTGGACGATATGCGCCGCTGTCAGGACGATGGCATCGAAATCGGCCTGCACACCCATTCTCACCGACTTTTGAGCCGCCTGGACAGGGCTGGACAAGATGAGGAAATCCGTGTGTGTCTGAACTATTTTAAACACCACCTCGACCTTAAAAATGTTCACATTGCATACCCTTTTGGAGTATACGGTGTGTGGAACGAAGATACGGTTGATATCATGACAGACTTGGGGTTAAGAAGTGGCCACGCTTTGCACCCAAAATCAATCAGCGAGAAAGAACTTGATGAAAACTGGGCGATTCCCCGGTATGTCACGAATGATTTATTTGATGTCGATGGCAATTTCACTCAAAACAGCTTTGAAACGCTGAAAACCCTACGTCCGCTAAGCTCTTAA
- a CDS encoding B12-binding domain-containing radical SAM protein, which yields MRTPQYDVLPHDDEGEKRSISKSVWLVDPTYTQQQVSAELIPYAMGLLAEYAEKCIDFDTPIRIFKYPEDLTQAIEEAEEAPIAIGFSHFVWNGYFGYEFAKRLKELHPNMATIFGGPSYPVSEDEQVEFLREHPEIDFYVIKEGEVPFVRLLQGLIDHDFDIDTVKRLAIPSVHAMAADGKAYLGDSSIRLKDLTAVPSPYLSGRLDKFFDGTLLPIMQVRRGCPFGCTYCVEGDAFYNKVTSNDDDKIDAELNYIGAMMEKTRGAKGRNDLSIADSNFGMYKGDVGIAKSIAAVQEKYNFPEYIHVAMGKNQKHRILEVAGMVNGALRLSGSVQTLDTNALEIVNRANISTDEMMVLALEGRKIDANSYSEVILGLPGETKAGHFHTLRTLMEAGFNRVITYQLMMLPGSDLATRETIEKYGMELRYRILPRCFGHFEMAGKRINAAEVEGICVSNNTLSFQEYLECRRMHLMISIFHNDAVFSTLLKFLKSIGVPIFRWLELLSETPPEGRLKGLLDNFMGDTESELWIDRHELEAFVQEGDTVERYIKGELGNNLMLRYKAYSMTEYLPEIRDHAKLTAQALLKEIKQDTPANVRFVDEAVDFDASKMSNIWQNNDVEITGVYNFDIARFTTEEEDFSSVNNYLLNQPTGFKFVLEDTQKQAIERNLAVFGDDFNGIARALTKTHTKKLLRQPQRVTA from the coding sequence ATGCGAACACCCCAGTATGACGTCCTTCCTCATGACGATGAGGGAGAGAAACGATCAATCAGCAAGTCTGTCTGGCTTGTAGACCCGACTTACACCCAGCAGCAGGTCTCCGCTGAATTGATTCCCTATGCTATGGGGCTTTTGGCCGAATATGCTGAAAAGTGTATCGACTTCGACACGCCGATCCGGATATTCAAATATCCCGAGGACTTAACGCAGGCCATCGAAGAAGCTGAAGAGGCTCCGATTGCGATTGGATTTAGCCACTTTGTCTGGAATGGTTATTTCGGCTATGAGTTCGCGAAACGTCTCAAAGAGCTGCACCCCAACATGGCGACGATTTTTGGTGGCCCCAGCTATCCCGTGTCCGAAGATGAGCAAGTCGAATTCCTGCGCGAGCACCCGGAAATCGATTTTTACGTCATCAAAGAAGGCGAAGTTCCGTTTGTCCGTCTGTTGCAAGGTCTAATCGATCACGATTTCGACATTGATACGGTCAAACGTCTGGCGATCCCGTCGGTTCATGCCATGGCTGCGGATGGCAAAGCTTACTTGGGAGACTCCTCGATCCGCCTGAAAGATCTGACAGCGGTTCCGTCCCCGTATCTGAGCGGACGTCTAGATAAGTTCTTTGACGGAACACTTCTGCCCATCATGCAGGTCCGCCGCGGCTGCCCGTTCGGTTGCACGTACTGTGTGGAAGGCGATGCTTTTTACAACAAAGTGACCTCTAACGATGACGACAAAATCGATGCCGAACTCAATTATATCGGTGCGATGATGGAAAAAACCCGTGGCGCAAAAGGCCGCAACGACCTGTCCATCGCTGATTCCAACTTCGGCATGTACAAAGGCGACGTCGGTATCGCGAAATCGATTGCCGCCGTGCAGGAAAAGTACAACTTCCCTGAATACATCCACGTCGCCATGGGCAAAAACCAAAAGCATCGCATTTTGGAAGTTGCTGGAATGGTGAACGGTGCACTGCGTTTGTCGGGTTCGGTACAGACGTTGGACACCAACGCCCTGGAAATCGTTAACCGCGCTAATATCTCCACCGATGAGATGATGGTTTTGGCCCTTGAGGGCCGCAAGATCGACGCGAACTCCTACAGCGAAGTGATCTTGGGATTGCCGGGTGAAACCAAGGCAGGACACTTCCATACGCTGCGCACGCTGATGGAAGCCGGCTTTAATCGTGTTATCACCTATCAATTGATGATGCTGCCGGGCAGTGATTTAGCCACCCGCGAAACCATCGAAAAATACGGCATGGAGCTGCGCTACCGGATTTTGCCGCGTTGCTTTGGTCACTTCGAAATGGCGGGCAAGCGCATCAACGCAGCCGAAGTCGAAGGCATTTGCGTGTCCAATAATACGCTGTCGTTCCAAGAATACCTTGAGTGCCGCCGCATGCACTTGATGATCTCGATCTTCCATAACGATGCTGTGTTCAGCACGCTGCTGAAGTTCTTGAAGTCCATTGGCGTCCCCATCTTCCGCTGGCTGGAACTGCTGTCCGAGACGCCCCCAGAGGGTCGCTTGAAGGGCTTGTTGGACAACTTCATGGGCGACACCGAAAGCGAATTGTGGATCGACCGCCATGAGTTGGAAGCCTTTGTTCAAGAAGGCGATACTGTCGAACGCTACATCAAAGGGGAATTGGGCAACAACCTGATGCTGCGCTACAAAGCGTACAGCATGACGGAATACCTGCCGGAAATTCGTGACCACGCCAAACTGACGGCTCAAGCGCTCTTGAAAGAAATCAAACAAGATACGCCCGCCAATGTTCGTTTCGTGGACGAAGCCGTCGACTTCGACGCCAGCAAAATGAGCAACATCTGGCAAAACAACGACGTGGAAATTACCGGTGTCTACAACTTTGACATCGCGCGCTTTACCACCGAAGAAGAAGACTTCAGCTCAGTCAACAACTACCTGCTGAACCAACCGACCGGATTTAAGTTCGTGTTGGAAGACACCCAAAAGCAGGCGATTGAACGCAACCTCGCCGTGTTTGGGGATGACTTCAACGGGATTGCCCGGGCGCTGACAAAAACACATACCAAGAAGTTGCTACGCCAACCTCAACGGGTCACCGCTTAG